DNA from Stenotrophomonas acidaminiphila:
AAGGGCGAAAGGCGCGCGCAGCTGCAGCTGTCGCACTGCCACCAGGGACAGTGGAGCGCGGCGCAACCGCTGGCGCTGTCGTTCAACAGCGCCGAGGGCGATACCCGGGCGGCGCTGGTCGACGCCAGTACCCCGGGCGAACTGCTGGTCAGCGGCCATGCGCGCGCGCCGCGTGCCGGCGGCTTCGACCTGTACCGGATGCGGGCGCCGGCCAGCGACGGCAGCGGCGACTGCCGCTAGCGGGAGCCAACGCGCCGGCACCGCGCATGCGTCGTGCGGCGCGCGGCGGTGAGGACGGTCAAGGTTCATGCGGGGCAAGCCCCGCATCTACGCAGTGCATGGATTGGGGCAGCAGGCCCCGTAGGTGCCGGGCTCGCCCGGCACGGGCCTCACCGGGAAAGCCACCTGCGCGGCAAGCCCCGCCTCTACGGTTGGGAGTCGCTACCGGGAGCCGGGTTGCCGGCAAGCACTTCGGCGCGCCGCCGCTCGTACTCCACTTCACCGATGCGCCCGGCCTGCCGCAGGCCGGCCAGTTCGCGCAGCTGTGCCTCGACCTCCGGTGGCAGCGGTGATTGCCGCTGCAGCCGTTGCGCGGCCGACGGCAGCTCCGGCGGTCGCCGCGCGGCGCGGACAACCGCGGCGATCACCAACCCGATCACCACCGCGAACGCGGTCACCCCGACCACCCACACCACCCATTGCCAGGGCTGCATGCCGGGCGCGTCCATCAGCCTTCCCGCAGCCAGCGCGCGATCTGCGGCGCGTAGTAGGTCAGCACGCCGTCGGCACCGGCGCGCTTGAAGCCGATCATGGTTTCCATCACGCAGCGGCGCTCGTCCAGCCAGCCATTGGCCGCGGCCGCCTTGAGCATCGCGTACTCGCCGCTGACGTGGTAGGCGAAGGTCGGCACGCCGAACTCCTGCTTCACCCGGTACACCACGTCCAGGTACGGCATGCCCGGCTTGACCATCACCATGTCCGCGCCTTCGTCCAGGTCCAGCGCGATCTCGCGCAGCGCCTCGTCGCTGTTGGCCGGGTCCATCTGGTAGGTGTGCTTGTCGGCCTTGCCCAGGTTGCCGGCGCTGCCCAGCGCATCGCGGAACGGGCCGTAGAAGGCCGAGGCGTACTTGGCCGAATAGGCCATGATGCGGGTGTGGATGTGGCCGGCGTCGTCCAGCGCCTGGCGGATCGCGCCGATGCGCCCGTCCATCATGTCCGAGGGCGAGACGATGTCCACGCCGGCCTCGGCATGCGACAGCGACTGCTTCACCAGGGCATCGACGGTGACGTCGTTGAGCACGTAGCCGCGGTCGTCGATGATGCCATCTTGGCCGTGCACGGTGAACGGGTCCAGGGCCACGTCGGTCATCACCCCCAGCTCGGGGAAGCGCTGCTTGAGCGCGCGCACCGCACGCTGCGCCAGCCCGTCGGGGTTCCAGGCCTCGGCGGCGTCGAGCGACTTGCACGACGGGTCGACCACCGGGAACAGGTCGATCACCGGCACCCCCAGTTCCAGCGCCTGCTCGGCCTCGCGCAGCAGTTCGTCGATGGACAGGCGCTCCACGCCCGGCATCGATGCCACCGGCGCGCGGCCGGCCAGCTCGTGCACGAACACCGGCCAGATCAGGTCGTCGGCGGTGAAGGTGTTCTCGCGCATCAGCCGGCGCGAGAAGGCATCGTGGCGCATGCGGCGCGGGCGGTAACGGGGGTGGAACATGGTGGGACTCCGGGATGGGGGGAATGGCTATTGCAGCAGGTAGCCCTGCGGTTGCAGCGGTTCGGGCAGCGGGTGCTCGCCCAGTGCGTCGAGCACGTCGATCTCGAGGGTGCGCACCATGGCGTCCAGCGGCAGGTCGTTGGGTTCCAGGCCGAACGGCTCTTCCAGCTCCTCGCCGAGCTGGTCCAGGCCGAAGAACGCGTAGGCCAGCAGCATCGACACCACCGGCGTGGCCCAGCCGAGCGCGCCAGCCAGGCCGAACGGCAGCAGCACGCAGAACAGCCACGCGCAGCGGTGCAGCAGCAGGGTGTAGGCGAACGGCAGTGGCGTGCCGGCGATGCGCTCGCACGCCGCCTGCACCGAGGACAGCGCATGCAGCCGCTGTTCGAAGCAGGCGTACAGGTAAGGGTCGAGGCGGCCGGCGCGCAGCGGCACCGCCAGTTCGGCGGCGACCAGCGCCAGCAGGCCGTCGGGGATGTTCTGCCGCTGCAGCAGCGCCTGCTGCCCCGGCGCCAGCCACGGCGCGGCCGCGGCGGCGGCGTCGCGGCCGCGCAGGCGCGCGGCCAGGGCATGGGCAAAACCGACCAGCAGCCGCGACACCCGCCGGCGCAGCGGCGCGTCGTCGGCCAGCAGCGCGTTGGCCTGGCGCACGAAGCTGCGGGTCTCGACCAGCAGCTGCCCCCACTGCTTTCGGCCTTCCCACCAGCGCTCGTGGCAGGCGTTGTTGCGGAAGCTCAGGAAGATCGACAGCACCAGCCCCAGCAGGGTGAACGGCGCCACCGCCAGGCCATTGGCGGCGAATGGATGATGCAGCTTGGCCAGCAGTGCCACGGCCACCGCCAGCACCCCGATCGCCAGCACCCGCGGGGCGATGGCCGGCACGATCGAACCGCGCAGGATGTACAGCAGCTGCCAGCCGCGGGGCGGGGTCGGATGATCATCGGTGGGGGTCGCGCCGGCTGCGGGCCCTGGGCGCCGGATCGTCAGCCGGCAGGGTCCACCATTCTACGCCCCGCGGTCAGACCAGGCCGCCACCCAGGCCCAGGCGGATCACCCCGACCACGATCACCACCACGTTGAGCAGCAGCCCGGCCTTGGCGCGGCCGCGGTTGCCCTCACGGGTGAACAGCAGGCCGATGGCGGCGATGACCGCGCCGACCGCGGCGAACGGGATCAGGAACCAGTTGCCCCAGCCCAGCAGCGGGATGAAGGCCAACACCATCCACAGCAGCGCCACGATGCCCCAGACTAGGCTGATCAGTCCCATGTCGTTCCCTCCGCTGGTTGATGCGCGCAAGATAGCCCGGAAATCCCCGCGATCAAACGTTCCACGCGGTTCGCGGCCGATTCACGCGGGCGCGCCGATGATCCCGCCATTACCCACCCGGGAGTGAACCCATGAAACTACCGCTCGCCATCGCATTGGGCGTCGCCCTGGCCACCGGCGGCTGCGCCAGCACCTCACGGGTCATGCTCGGCCAGGCGCGCGCGCCGGTGGACCCGGCCAGCGTGCAGATCTATTCCACGCCACCGGCCGGCGCGGTGGAGATCGCCCAGCTGGAGGCCTCCAGCGCGGTCGGCTTCGGCACCCAGGGCCAGACCGATGCGGCCATTGCCCGGCTCAAGCGCGAGGCCGCGGCGCTGGGCGCCAACGGCGTGATCCTGATGGGGGTGGGCGCCGGCGGCTCGCCGGTGGGCATGTCGGTCGGCGGCGGCAGCTACGGCCGACATGGTGGCGGGGGCCTGAGCGTGGGCATCCCCACCCAGCAGAAGCGCGCCGCCGGCGTGGCGATCTGGGTGCCGCCGGGCGCCAGGTAGGCGCTGCTGCGCCGGTCAGGTGTCGCGGCTGGCGCCGCCGCCACTTGGGCAGCGGCGCCGATGACGCTTACCTGCGGCGCTGCGCCGGGATGAACACCTCGTCCACGGCGGTGGCCAGCTGGTCCGGCGGCAGCAGCCCCTGGTCGAGCAGGAAGTTGTTGAACGCCAGGCGGTCGAAGCGGTCGCCCAGCGCCAGCTCGGTGCGCATGCGCAGTTCCATGATCCGGGTATAGCCGTAGAAGTAGCTGCAGGCCTGGCCCGGCGCCCGCACGGTGTAGCGGTCCAGTTCCTGGGTGGCCATGGCCTCGGACAGGCCGACGCCTTCCACCAGCACCTTGCGCGCCTGCTCGCGGTCGGTCAGGCCGAGGTTGAGCATCGGGTCGAGCATGGCGCGGGCGGCGCGCAGCAGCCGGAACTGCAGCGCGATCATCTGCCCGTCCAGCGGCTCGAACGGCACCAGCTCGGCCTCGGCGTACAGCGCCCAGCCCTCGACGTTGACTGAGTTGAACGCGAACAGCGTGCGCGCCAGCGAGATGCCGCGCTCGACCATCGCCGCGAACTGCAGGTCATGGCCCGGGCGGCCTTCGTGCGCGCTCAGCGTCCATGCCGCCGAACCGAAGTTGAAATCGTCGTACTGCGCCTTGCCGCCCGAGGCCGGGTTGCCCAGCGGCAGCACGAAGGTGCCCTGCTGCCCGGTGTTGCCGACCAGCGGCGGCGGCAGGTAATGCGGCGCCGGCGACGCGGCGCTCTCGGCCGCGCTGCCCAGGCGCATCTGCAGCGGGCGCTGCGGCACGTCGACGATGCGCTGGCGGCGGATGATCGGGTCGATGGCGTCGATGATGCCGCGGTAGTGCGCCTCCAGGCGGTCGTTGCCGATCGTGTCCTGCTTCAGCGCGCGGATCACCGCGGCGTAGTCGTTGGCATCATCCACCTTCAGGCCCTTGGCCTGCACCACCAGCGGCGCCAGCTGGCGCATCATCGCGCGGGTTTCCATGTATTCCAGCTGCGCGCGCTGCACCAGCAGCGCCGGGTCGATGTCCACGCCCACGTCCTTGAGCTGGAAGGCATACAACTCGGCCGGCAGGCGGGTGTCGGTGCGCGCTTGTGGCAACACGTCCCGGCGCGTCCATGCGATGTACTCCTTCATCTGCGTGGCCAGGGTGGCCAGCGCGGCGTCCGCGCCCTTGATGTCGTACTTTGCGAACAGCTTGCCGATGCCGTCGATGTAGGTATCGACATTGGCGATGGCCTGTTCGACCTCGATCCGGGTCGGCTGCAGCAGGCCCGGGGTACCGCTCTTCTCGGCGTAGCGCTGCCGCGCCAGGGTGGCCAGCGGCTGGCTGCCCGGGGCCTGGCCGATATAGGCCTTGAGCCGGTCCAGCGCCCTGGCCCGGCGCTCCGCCGGCACCTGGTCGGACAGCAGCCCGTTGAGGCCACCGAACACGCTCTGCGGCACGTCCACCCACGGCATCAGGTGCTGCTCCTCGAGCGCGCTGCCCTCGATGCCGCGGCCGGCCGCGGCGATCATGATCTCCAGGTCCTGGCGCACGTTGGGGTCGCGTTCGAGCTGGAGCTTTTCGCGCAGCTGGGTACGCGCCTGCTCCAGCGCGGCGCGGTAGCGCGCGGCGTTGTCCGGGCCGAGGTCGACGACCTTGTCGTCGTAGCCCGGGACGCCGAAGAAGCTGGCCATCTCCGGCCGGAACGGTGCCTGCGCGCGCAGCAGGATCTGCGCCAGCGCGTTGCTGTGCGCCACCCAGGCCGGCGCGGATGTGGCCGCCGGGGACGACGGCGTGGTGGCCGCGGCCAGCGGCAAGGGCGTGGCCAGGGCAAGGGCGACGGCGAGGACGATCGGTTTCATGCGCGCGGCTCCGGGGGTGGAGCCGTGACCCTACGCAGTCAGCGGCAACCGGGCAAGATCGCGCAGTCGCGGTCGCGTTCGTCGCGCAGGTCCACCGGCGCATGCCGGCCCGGCAGTTCCGCCTGCAGCCGCGGGTAGGACCAGCGCCCCTGGCGGCGTTGCGCGCGCACGTCGAGCTTGCCGCTGCCATGCGGTCCCTGGATGCGGATCACCATGTCGGCGCCGCCGTCATCACCGAACTGGTTGATGCTGCCGAACGGGAACGGCTTGGCCCGCAGCGGCCGCCCGAGCGCGGCGGCCACTTCCGGGTCGCGGCCGACGCGCGCCAGCGCCTCGCGGTAGGGCTCGCTGCGCTCCAGCGGCGCGGCCATCTGCCGCAGGCCCATCCACGAGGTCAGCGACCAGCCACCGACGATCAGCAGCACGAACAGCGGCAACGCCCACTTGAGGTTGCGTTGCAGCCAGTTGCGCGGCGGCCGCTGGCCCGGCGTGCGGGCGCCCGGCAAGGGAGGGGGCGGTGACGACATCCGTGTCCTCCTGTCCGGCTCAGGGCTTGAGGCAGCGCGCGAGGAAGTCCTCGGCGACGCGGTAGCGGTGCAGCGCGTTGCTGCCGGACAGGCCATGCTTGGCGCCCGGGTAGGTCATCAGTTCGAACGGCTGGCCGCGCTTCTGCAGCGCGCTCATCAGATTGGTCGAGTGGGTGAACAGCACGTTGTCGTCGGCCATCCCATGGATCAGCAGCAGCGGCGAGGTCAGCCCATCGATGTGGGTGAGGATGCGCCCTTCGCGGTAACCGTCGGGGTTGGCCGCCGGCAGGTTCATGTAGCGCTCGGTGTAGTGCGTGTCGTACAGGCCCCAGTCGGTGACCGGCGCGCCGGCCACGCCGCAGGCGTACTGGTCCGACGCCTTGGCCAGCAGCATCAGGGTCATGTAGCCGCCGTTGGACCAGCCCTGCACGCCGATGCGCGCACCGTCCACCCACGGCTGCCGCTTCAGCCATTCCACGCCCTTGAGCTGGTCGGCCACTTCCACCGTGCCCTGCACGCCATACAGCGCGCCGCCGAAATCACGGCCGCGGCGCGGCGTGCCGCGGTTGTCCAGCGAGAACACCACGTAGCCGTGCTGCGCCAGGTACTGGTTGAACAGGTGGTCGCCGCGGCCGGGCCAGCTGTCGGTGACCGTCTGCGACGCCGGGCCGCCATACACGTAGACCGCCACCGGGTACTGCTTGGCCGGGTCGAAGCCGGCCGGCTTGATCAGGCTGTAGTGCAGCTCGGTGCGGCCATCGGCGGCGGTGAGCGTGCCGTACTCGACCGGCCGCTGCGCGTCGCGGTATTTCGCGTACGGATGCGCCGGGTCGGCCAGGTCGTTGTCCAGCAGCGTGGCGATCTTCTCGCCGTTGGCGCGGTACAGCTCGATCTGCGGCGGCGTGGTGCTGTTGGACCAGCTGTCCACGTAGACGCTGGCGTTGTTGGCGAACGCGGCGCTGTGCATGCCCGCCGCGCGCGAGAGCTTCACCGGCGTGCCGCCGGCCAGCGGCACGGCATGGATCTCGCTGCGCAGCGGCGACTCGATTCCGGCGCGGAAATAGACCTTGCCCGCGTCCTCGTCCACCGCCAGCAGTTCGTCCACCGGCCAGGGGCCGGAGGTCAGCGGGGTCAGCGTGGCGCCGTCCTCGCTGGCCAGGTACAGGTGCTCGAAGCCGCTGCGCTCGGACGACCACACGAAGCGGCCATCCTTGAGGAAGCGCAGGTCGTTGTGCAGCGGCACCCAGGTCCGGCTGGTCTCGGTGACCAGGGTGCGCTGGCGGCCGTCGGCCAGCATGGTCTCGATCAGCTCCAGCGTCTTCTGGTCGCGGCTCTGCCGCTGGAAGGTCAGGCGCTGCGGGTCGCGCCAGGTGACGCGGGCCAGGTAGATGTCCTGCTCCCCGCCCAGGTCGACCCACTTCGGCGCGGCACCGGCGCGCGGTGCCACCACGCCGAGCTTGACCCGCACGTTGCGGTCGCCGGCCGCCGGGTAGCGCTGTTCGATCATCTCCACGCGGTCGGCGTACATCTCGTAGCGCTTCTGCACCGGCACCGGCGATTCGTCGATGCGGGCGAAGGCGATCGCCGAGTCGTCCGGCGCCCACCAGTAGCCGGTGTGGCGGTCCATTTCCTCGTCGGCGACGAATTCGGCCACGCCGTTGCCGATGGTGGCGCTGCCGTCGCGGGTCAGCTGCAGCGGCTTGCCGCTGGCCAGGTCGATCACCCACAGGTTGCGCTCGCGCACGAAGCTGACGAACCCGCCCCTGGGCGAGATCTTCGGGTCGGTGGCGAAGCCTTCGCCGTGGGTGAGCTGGCGCACCGCCTCGCGGCCCTGCCGGCCCAGGTCGTACAGGTAGAGTTCGCCGCCGAGCGGGAACAGCAGGGTCTTCGCATCGGGCGACCACTGGTAATCGACGATGCCGGTCATCGCCGCGATGCGCTGGCGCTCACGCCGCGCCTTTTCCTCGTCGCTCAGGGTCTCGGTGCCGGGCAGCACCACCTTGGAATCGACCAGCAGCCGGGTCTGGCCGCTGGCGATGTCGTATTCCCACAGGTCCAGCTGGTTGCGGTCGCTGTCCTTGCCACGCAGGAAGGTCACGCGCGAACCATCCGGCGCCACCTTGGGCTTCATCAGCGTCGGCCCGGACAGCGGCGCGCTGCCGGTGATGGCTTCCAGGGTGAGTTTTTCGGCGTGGACGGCGGGGGTGGCGAGCATCATGGCAAGGGCGAGGAACAAGGGGCGCATGGGCTTCCTGTCATGGACAGCATGGATCGCACCATCCTAGCCGAGCCCGCCCGCGCCTGCCCCCTGCCGTCAGTCCCGCCCGCGGCTCAGCGCTGGTTGCGCTGCTCCTCGCGCAGCCGGCGGCGGATGAAGAACACCGTGAAAACCGGAATCCCCAGGATGATCAACGCCCCGCAGATCGTCAGCCAACCCACCGGTTGCGTCAGCATGTCGCGCAGTATCGGATGCATCGTCCCCTCCCCGTGCCGTTTGTCGATGCACGCAGCGTAGGGGTACCGTCCGCGGCCGGCCTTGCGCAGGATCAATCGGCGGGATCGCACCGGCCGGGATCGCCGATGCCTGCCCCCGATCAGCGCCCGCCTCGATGCCACCAGTGCGCGACCGGGTAAACGTGCCGGGGCGCGCAGGCCGAGTTGCCCGGCGCGCTGCTACAACAGCTTGCCGTCCAGGCTGCGCCTTTCGTAAGGCAGCCCATCCGGGCCGGCCGTGCGCACCCGACGCTCCTGCGCGTCGTAGCGGGATGTTTAATTGCCTCCGTCCCCTTTAAGGTCCGGTGCATTGCCGACCCTAGCCGATCAATTCGGCGTTAACGTTGAATTGTTAGTTGGCTTGCAGCCCAAGCGCAGCATCAATAAACGCGGCCCCAAGGGCAAGATCGAGCGAGAGCTGGAACAGATCAGTCAACTACCGTAGGCGCGCCAACGCATCGTCAGTGAAGTCCTCGAATCGCTTCTTGCGCAGTCGTAATGTCCAAAGTGGCTACCAAGGCGGAAAATCGACGATGATTCCCAAGCCCCACTACAGTCTAATCAACACATCAATCGGCGGTGACCCTGCCGTCGTTGTCGTTAATGCGGCACTGCGAACCTTCACTGATCGTCAAGCGCTTCCTTGGCACCTAAGAATCAGCATCGATTGCAAACAGCTGAGCGCTAACGGCATGCCAACCATAGAAGAGGACGATATCCTGCAAGTGCAAGAGGCAATCATCGCACCTCTCTTGCAATCCAATCAAAATTCCGTTTTCCTGGCCCGCATTACATCCAGAGGCGAGCGCGTCCTGCTGTACCGTGTTTATGATCCGGAAGTCGCAGACAATACGCTGCAAAAACTAATCTCGGAACCATCTCCGTTACGCGAGTGGGACTATCGAATGGAAGAAGACCCCGACTGGGAACTTGCCCAGCCGGAGCTTAAACTGCTTGCGCATGACCTTCGCTACAACTAGCTACACCCAAACTCCTTGCTCGCAGTGCGAGCCTTGTACCTCATGGGCGGGTTAGGTGTGCAGCTAATCGCCCAAGAGAATCTGGTCGGGATCGAACGACTCCAGTCCGACATCTGAAGGATCAATTTCGAATGCCATAAGTTGATCACCGAGAAGCGATAAAGCTTCGTATAAACCGAACAATCTTCCCTTCTCGAAGTCTACACAAGCTCCTTCAGCCTTTATCTGAGCTCGTTTCTCAAGAAGCAGCGTTACGTAATCACGCAAAAAGTCATCGCGCTCATTGTTCATTTAAGAATGACCTCGCAAAACCTCAACCTGCTCTATCTGCCGTTCGATATCAGATGGCCACTTCGTTGTTCAGCCGGTTGCTGGCGTCGTACCAGTACACGTGGTCGCGGCCGGCCACCGTCGCCCGGGTGATGTTGTCCAGCACGTCATAGGCATACGTCGCCCCGCCCGGATACAGCGGCGAGGTCACGCTCTTCAGCCGGTCGCGGCCGTCGTAGCCCATGTTTAATTGCCTCCCCCCCTTTAATCCCTACCTCCGCCCCGGCTTTTCCGGACCCGGCTTTTCGAACGCCGCAAATTCGTTGGCGATCATCCTATTCTTCTCAACACCAAAGCCCCAATAGAACATCCTATGCAGCTCTTCGGCTGCTGATTCATCACCACAACGCAATGCACGGAGGTAAAACGCCGCAGCCTTCGACAGATCCTTCCTTACGCCCTCTCCTTTCTCATAACAAACCGCGAGATCGAACGCAGCTTCCGCCACATCATTCTCAGCAGCTTGCCTGAACAGACTTACGGCCTGTTTGCTACTTGCCTTTACGTGTCGACCGTAGAGATACCAAGTGCCCAGAGCGTAGTGCGCTCGATAATCGCCCGCATCCATGGCTTCTAAGAGCAATGGATAGACCTTATCTGGCGAGGCGCCTTTATTAATCAACGCAAGTGCCTTGTCATAGAGCTTGCCGTTCATAGGCCGTCACCTCCCCATCTTATCGTCTGGCGGCGGAACAACTGAAAGGGTACGGAGGTAATTAAACCGGCTTGGACCTGGGCCGTCCACGGTTACGGCATCCGGCAGGCCGGCCCAATGCCTTCTCGACCATAGCCTGAAATCGTGTACAACCAAACGCCCGCTACTTGGCAATGTAGTTGCGTATCGTAGAGATTTCCTCATCTTCCATCCCGGAACGCAGCCACCTGCCATATTCGATGGCCCGCTCTTCCCACGTAGCGCCAAGCGCTCCTTAAATCGCCCCCTTAAATCCGCCAGGCATTGAAGATGATGACCTCAGACGCGGCCTATGCCGCAACATTAACCGCATGATCTGAGCAGGAATCGGCGGGCCATTACATCAACAA
Protein-coding regions in this window:
- a CDS encoding S9 family peptidase, whose amino-acid sequence is MRPLFLALAMMLATPAVHAEKLTLEAITGSAPLSGPTLMKPKVAPDGSRVTFLRGKDSDRNQLDLWEYDIASGQTRLLVDSKVVLPGTETLSDEEKARRERQRIAAMTGIVDYQWSPDAKTLLFPLGGELYLYDLGRQGREAVRQLTHGEGFATDPKISPRGGFVSFVRERNLWVIDLASGKPLQLTRDGSATIGNGVAEFVADEEMDRHTGYWWAPDDSAIAFARIDESPVPVQKRYEMYADRVEMIEQRYPAAGDRNVRVKLGVVAPRAGAAPKWVDLGGEQDIYLARVTWRDPQRLTFQRQSRDQKTLELIETMLADGRQRTLVTETSRTWVPLHNDLRFLKDGRFVWSSERSGFEHLYLASEDGATLTPLTSGPWPVDELLAVDEDAGKVYFRAGIESPLRSEIHAVPLAGGTPVKLSRAAGMHSAAFANNASVYVDSWSNSTTPPQIELYRANGEKIATLLDNDLADPAHPYAKYRDAQRPVEYGTLTAADGRTELHYSLIKPAGFDPAKQYPVAVYVYGGPASQTVTDSWPGRGDHLFNQYLAQHGYVVFSLDNRGTPRRGRDFGGALYGVQGTVEVADQLKGVEWLKRQPWVDGARIGVQGWSNGGYMTLMLLAKASDQYACGVAGAPVTDWGLYDTHYTERYMNLPAANPDGYREGRILTHIDGLTSPLLLIHGMADDNVLFTHSTNLMSALQKRGQPFELMTYPGAKHGLSGSNALHRYRVAEDFLARCLKP
- a CDS encoding porphobilinogen synthase (catalyzes the formation of porphobilinogen from 5-aminolevulinate) encodes the protein MFHPRYRPRRMRHDAFSRRLMRENTFTADDLIWPVFVHELAGRAPVASMPGVERLSIDELLREAEQALELGVPVIDLFPVVDPSCKSLDAAEAWNPDGLAQRAVRALKQRFPELGVMTDVALDPFTVHGQDGIIDDRGYVLNDVTVDALVKQSLSHAEAGVDIVSPSDMMDGRIGAIRQALDDAGHIHTRIMAYSAKYASAFYGPFRDALGSAGNLGKADKHTYQMDPANSDEALREIALDLDEGADMVMVKPGMPYLDVVYRVKQEFGVPTFAYHVSGEYAMLKAAAANGWLDERRCVMETMIGFKRAGADGVLTYYAPQIARWLREG